Proteins encoded in a region of the SAR324 cluster bacterium genome:
- a CDS encoding helix-turn-helix domain-containing protein, translated as MTSDYPKDYLTEQEAADYISLSVKTLRRWRFDRRGPNYAKIAGKSIRYPLLELQEWIKQQMVAHD; from the coding sequence ATGACTAGTGATTATCCCAAAGATTATCTCACCGAACAGGAAGCGGCTGATTACATAAGCTTGAGTGTGAAGACTCTGAGGCGTTGGCGCTTTGATCGTCGTGGCCCCAATTACGCCAAAATAGCTGGCAAATCGATTCGTTACCCACTTTTGGAATTACAGGAGTGGATCAAGCAACAAATGGTTGCTCACGACTGA
- a CDS encoding VapE family protein: protein MENNQKGAAPESPMRDKARKCLSPKETLVTTGSNVFFNGSGQAGFRDFEAKSLQWVYSVIRDGKLPLTEDEQAVSQQSPSLIDEFKLLAALAAKAEAAKAELLELEKQASTEELPAGQEPSLLTKAKEDHTRLKKAYDLQKKSLPVFCWSGTFAQGQRPKNDNLLQHSGRLQLDLDGLGLKQAQEVRELLANDPHIEAVFLSPSRLGVKAAMQIPACLDDKEHKQAFQVARRYIKEKYNLIIDENCKDVRRLCFLSYDPQLVLNHDAVPLNTSKWSITEPSVTVVDKPADPTESTEDLFEEPLNNPVTVSAKHSDLTTVSAEHYLQQGLQQIRFASEGSRHKTYCKVAYSCGGLVSSGLLAREDTLKLLVNTARKVRPEDPADAERTVQQCFSEGEKKPYRPKVTSSTIKGNWHYLNTAPNEPQKLKPNLHNIVEWLSVVQRPIWYDEFHHRTMTVDEKGHHLEWDDELTLKLTKELQDFDLGWRGISDVIVDKAVQTYAYQDKRNELTDYLDSLQWDGVARIDSWLVNFCRAEDNLYTREAGRCWLLAAVTRAYLPGTKFDHCLILQGKQGYFKSTVFSIIGGNWFCELKEFRGKEAQEKLLGKWIVEFAEMSVLKKADTETIKSFVTERADRFRPPYSKRARDFPRTCVFGGSTNEDEFLSDTTGNRRFWPIHIPNPIRINEFQQQRDQLLAEAVHLHKVGKSFLMSREAQTIAEREQEQVLSVDPWEETVRDYIAGRKEKSVTIDQLIEHLQGEHDNKLQIHTGHRMRVGKVLQHLGWEKRRSTARDDKGKRSYAYWPGEAASVLPNGATKNEENRPIETFQIDGLSHDSQPLNN, encoded by the coding sequence ATGGAAAATAATCAAAAGGGCGCTGCGCCAGAAAGCCCTATGAGGGACAAAGCTCGAAAATGTTTGTCACCGAAAGAGACTCTTGTGACCACAGGAAGCAACGTCTTTTTCAACGGATCTGGACAAGCTGGCTTCAGGGATTTTGAAGCAAAGAGCCTGCAATGGGTCTATTCAGTAATTCGAGACGGGAAACTGCCACTGACTGAAGACGAGCAAGCAGTTTCTCAGCAAAGTCCATCTCTGATTGATGAATTCAAATTGTTAGCAGCTCTAGCGGCAAAAGCGGAGGCAGCCAAAGCAGAATTGTTAGAACTTGAGAAGCAAGCCAGCACAGAAGAACTTCCAGCTGGTCAGGAACCAAGCTTACTGACAAAAGCTAAGGAAGATCATACCAGGTTGAAGAAAGCATATGACCTGCAAAAGAAGTCCCTCCCAGTGTTCTGCTGGAGTGGTACTTTTGCGCAAGGGCAGCGGCCTAAGAATGACAACCTCCTCCAGCACTCCGGACGTCTGCAGCTTGATCTTGACGGTCTCGGACTTAAGCAGGCTCAAGAGGTTAGAGAACTGCTGGCCAACGACCCTCACATCGAAGCAGTATTCTTGAGTCCATCCAGACTTGGAGTAAAAGCTGCGATGCAAATCCCTGCTTGCCTTGATGACAAGGAGCATAAGCAGGCTTTTCAGGTAGCCAGACGATACATCAAGGAAAAATACAATCTGATCATCGATGAGAATTGTAAGGATGTTCGTCGACTATGTTTTCTCAGTTACGATCCGCAGCTAGTTTTGAATCATGATGCGGTACCTCTGAATACAAGTAAATGGTCGATTACAGAGCCTTCAGTAACAGTTGTTGATAAGCCCGCTGATCCTACTGAGTCCACTGAAGACTTATTTGAAGAACCACTAAACAATCCGGTAACTGTTTCTGCCAAGCATTCCGATCTGACAACTGTTTCTGCCGAGCACTACCTTCAGCAGGGCCTTCAGCAGATTAGGTTTGCCTCTGAAGGCAGCCGTCACAAGACCTACTGTAAAGTTGCTTATAGCTGCGGTGGTCTTGTCTCTAGTGGCTTGTTGGCCCGAGAAGACACTCTTAAACTGCTTGTAAATACGGCAAGGAAAGTGCGACCAGAAGATCCTGCGGATGCAGAGAGAACAGTTCAACAATGCTTCTCAGAAGGTGAAAAGAAGCCTTATCGGCCAAAGGTTACTTCTTCAACGATCAAAGGTAACTGGCATTACCTCAACACTGCGCCCAATGAGCCTCAAAAACTGAAGCCAAACCTGCACAACATAGTCGAGTGGCTCTCAGTAGTTCAGAGGCCGATTTGGTATGACGAGTTTCATCACCGAACAATGACTGTTGATGAGAAAGGCCATCACCTGGAGTGGGATGATGAACTGACTCTTAAACTCACAAAAGAACTCCAGGATTTCGACTTAGGCTGGCGGGGTATCAGTGATGTAATTGTTGATAAGGCTGTGCAAACCTACGCTTACCAGGATAAACGCAATGAACTGACAGACTATCTGGACTCTCTACAATGGGACGGAGTGGCTCGCATAGATAGCTGGCTGGTTAACTTCTGTAGAGCAGAAGACAATCTCTACACCAGAGAAGCAGGGAGATGCTGGCTGTTGGCTGCAGTGACCAGGGCCTATCTGCCTGGCACGAAGTTCGATCACTGCCTGATCTTGCAGGGTAAGCAAGGCTATTTCAAATCAACGGTTTTTAGCATCATTGGTGGCAACTGGTTTTGCGAACTCAAGGAATTCAGGGGCAAAGAAGCCCAAGAGAAACTTCTGGGCAAATGGATTGTTGAGTTTGCAGAGATGTCGGTATTGAAAAAAGCAGACACTGAAACCATCAAGAGTTTTGTCACAGAGAGAGCCGACCGATTTCGTCCTCCTTACAGCAAGAGGGCCAGGGATTTTCCAAGAACCTGCGTATTTGGTGGATCTACTAATGAGGATGAATTCCTGAGTGACACCACAGGTAATCGGAGATTCTGGCCAATCCACATACCGAACCCGATACGTATCAATGAGTTTCAGCAACAGAGAGATCAACTGCTGGCTGAAGCGGTTCATCTTCACAAGGTCGGGAAGTCTTTTTTGATGAGCCGAGAGGCTCAGACAATAGCTGAGAGGGAACAGGAGCAGGTACTCTCAGTTGATCCGTGGGAAGAGACTGTCAGGGATTACATCGCAGGTCGTAAGGAAAAATCAGTCACGATAGATCAGTTGATTGAGCATCTGCAGGGTGAACACGATAACAAATTACAGATTCACACAGGTCATAGAATGAGGGTAGGTAAGGTGCTGCA